TGAGGAAGCCATCATGACACTGTCCCGCCGCCACCTGCTGGCCAGCGCCCTTGCCGCTGGCGCATTGCCGCTGCTGCCCGCCCGGGCCGATGCGCCCAAGACCCTGCGCGTGCTGGTGGGCTTTCCGCCGGGCGGCGGCTCGGACGCCATCGCGCGGCTGCTGGCCGACAAGCTCAAGGACACGCTGGGCGTGCCCGTGGTGGTGGAGAACCGCCCCGGCGCGGGCGGGCAGATCGCCGCGCAGGCGCTCAAGGGCGCGCCGGCCGACGGCAGCACCTTGTTCCTCACGCACGACCACACCATCTCCATCCTGCCCCAGGTGGTGAAGAACCCCGGCTTCGACCCCGCGCGCGACTTCGTGGCCGCGGGCGGCTTCGCCACCTTCGTCAACTGCCTGGCCGTCTCGCCCGGCACGCCGGCCGCGAGCTTCGCGGAGTACGTGGACTGGGTCAGGCGCCAGCAGGGCGGCAAGAGCGCCGTGGGCATCCCCGCGCCGGCTTCCACGCCCGAGTTCCTGGTCCGGCTGCTGGGCCAGCGCTACCAGCTGGACCTGGTGGCCGCGCCGTACCGCGGCAGCGCGCCCATGATCGGCGACATGCTGGGCAACCAGATCGCGGCCGGCATCGGCTCGGTGCAGGACTTCATCGAGAACCACCGCGCCGGCAAGCTGCGCGTGCTGGCCGTGCTGGGCGGCAGGCGCCAGGCGGCGCTGCCCCAGGTCCCCACCTTCGCCGAGCTGGGCCTGCCCGGATTCGAGGACACGCCGTACTACGGCTTCTATGCCCCGGCGGGCACGCCCGAGGCCGTGCTCGCGCGCTTTGCCGAGGCGCTGTCCCGCGTCGTGGCGCAGTCCCAGGTGCGCGAGCAGCTCACCGCCATGGGCCTCACGGTGGGGTTCATGACGCCCGCGCAGCTGGCCGCGCGCGAGCGGGCCTATACGGCGGCGTGGCAGCGCATCATCCAGGACAGCGGCTTCAAGCCGCAGTGACAGACCCTGCGGGCATGCGGGTCGGCCGGCCGATGGGCTACGCTTGGCGCATGCGGCACGCGCCGGCTGCTGAGAGCCATGGGGCGCGGCCATCCACCATTTCCGTGACACGCATGACCAGCACGCATTCCATGCGCAGGGCGGCCGCCGCCCTGCTTCTTCTGGCCGCAGGAGCGGCGCAGGCCCTCGTGGTGACCAGCCTGTCGCCCCAGGGCGAGGTGGCGCGCGTGCGCCAGGTGGTGGCCAAGTTCGACGCCCCGGCCGTGCGCCTGGGCGACCCGCAGGCGCCGGCGCCGCTCACGGTGGCCTGCAGCGATGCCGACGCCGCCAAGGGCCAGGCCCGTTGGACCGGCGAGCGCGAATGGGTGTACGACTTCGCGCAGGATCTGCCGCCCGGCGTGCGCTGCACGGTCAGCGTGAAACCTGGGTTCAAATCGGCCTCTGGCGCCCAACTGGCGGGCGCTGTAAGCTATCAATTCAATACCGGCGGCCCGTTCGTGCAGAGCGTGCGGCCCGGCACCTGGCAGGAGATCGACGAGGAGCAGTTCTTCGTGCTGCAGCTCAACGGCCCTGCCACGCAGGCCAGCCTGCTCGAACACACGTGGTGCGTGGCCGACGGCGTGGGCGAGCGCGTGCCCGTGCGTTTGGTCGAAGGCGCGCAGCGCGCCGCGCTGCTGCAGTCCCTGCACCTGGACAAGGCGGCGGCCAAAGAGCCGCTGCGCTATGCCACGCTGACCTGCGGGCGCCGGCTGAGCGCGGGCAGCCAGATGCAGCTGGTGTACGGCCGGGGCGTGGCCACGCCCAGCGGCGTGGCCAACGCGCAGGAGCGGCGCTTCGCCTACAAGGTGCGCCAGCCCTTCAGCGCCGAGTTCGGCTGCGAGCGCGAGAACGCCCGCTCGGACTGTCTGCCCGTGCGGCCCATGCACCTCGCCTTCAACGCGCCCGTGGCGCGCAAGCTGGCGCAGGGCATACGCCTGAAGGGGGGCGGCCAGACGCTCGCGCCGGAGATCGACGGGTCGCAGGAGGGCGATGCGCTGGTCAACGGCGTGCGCTTTGCCGCGCCGCTCGCGGCGCAGACGCAGTTCACGCTGGAGCTGCCCTCGGGCTTCAAGGACGCATCGGGCCGCCCCCTGGCCAACGCGCAGAGCTTTCCGCTCAAGGTGGCGACCGGCGCCATGCCGCCGCTGGCCAAGTTCGCCGCGGCGCCGTTCGGCGTGGTGGAGCGCTTCGCCGAAGGGCCCGACGGCCCGGCGCTGCTGCCCGTCACGCTGCGCAGGGTGGAGGCAGGCCTGGACGTGCAGGGCCTGCAGCCCGGCGCCGCCGTGCAGGGCGGCAAGGTGAGCACGCTGCGGCCCGACAGCGACGCCGACATCATCGCCTGGCTGCGCAAGGTGCAGCGCTACGACGAGGCCACCGTGGACCGCGCCCAGGCCCGCCGCGACGCGCGCGGCCCGCTGCCCGCGGCGTTCGACGAGCGGGACGGCGACCGGGTGCAGACGCGCATGCTCTCGCTGCTCCAGGGGCAGGCCGGCGTGAAGAAGCTCGACCTGCCCCGGCCCGCCAAGGACGACCCGCGCCCCTTCGAGGTCGTGGGCATCCCGCTGCCGCCCGGGTTCTCGGTGGTGGAGATCGCCTCGCCCCTGCTCGGCCAGTCATTGCTGGACGAGCGCCACGGCGCGTCGCGCACCATGTACGTGCGCACGAGCGTCCTAGTCACCAACCTGGGCGTGCATTTCAAGCTCGGGCGCGAGAACGCCGTGGCCTGGGTGACCACGCTGGACAAGGGCCGGCCCGTGGCCGGCGCGCAGGTGCGCGTGTCCGCCTGCGACGGCAGGCTGCTCTCCACGGTCACCACGGGCGGCGATGGCGTGGCCCGGTTCGAGGGCCTGGACAGCGATCCGCCGGCCTGCGGCGGCGGGGACGAATGGCGCAACGCCTACTTCGTGAGCGCGCGCGCGCAGGACGAGCTGGCCTTCACCTGGAGCGACTGGCAGCGCGGCATAGAGCCCTGGCGCTTCAACGTGCCCGTCAGCAGCGAGCCGCGCCCCGACGAGGTGGCCCACACCATCTTCGACCGCACGCTGCTGCGCGCGGGCGAGACCCTGTCCATGAAGCACCTGCTGCGCACGCAGACCGGCCGCGGCCTGGGGCTGCCCGACGCGCGCCCCGCCGAGCTGGCCATCACCCACGTTGGCAGCGGCCAGCAGTTCACGCAGCCTTTGAAATGGCGCAAGACGGCCACGGGGGGGCTTTCCGCCGAGAGCGAATTCGCCGTGCCGCCGGCCGCCAGGCTGGGCATGTACCAGGTGGAGCTGCGCGGGGGCGAGGGCGGGGACGGTGCGCGTTCCTTCTTGTCGGGGAGCTTCCGCGTGGAGGAATTCCGCCTGCCCGTGCTGGAGGGCCGCATAGCCCCCGTGGACGGCAAGCCCCTGGTGCGCGCGCGCAGCGTGCCCACCGACGTGCAGGTCGGCTACGTGTCGGGCGGCGGCGCGGCGCGCCTGCCGGTGCGCGTGTCGGCCATGGTGCGGGCCAAGTCGCTGCAGTTCTCCGACTTCGACGCCTTCAGCTTCCAGCCCCCGCGCAAGCGCGATGCCCGCGGCAGCAGCGACGACGAGGAGGAATCCGCGAGCCAGGACACGCGCGTAATCGCCGACAAGCTGCCGCTCACGCTCGACAAGGACGGCGCAGGCCGCATCGCCATCGACGACGTGCCCCAGGCGCCCAGGGCGCAGGAGCTGGTGCTGGAGGCCAGTTACTCCGACCCCAATGGCGAGGTGCAGACCCTGCGCGGCACGCACACGCTGTGGCCCGCGGCCGTGGTGGCCGGCATCAAGGCCGAGGGCTGGGTCTCCAGCGGCTCCCGCGTGCGCCTGCAGGCGCTGGCCCTGTCGCTGGACGGCAAGCCGCAGGAGGGCGTGCCGCTGGCCGTGCAGGCCATCGCGCGCACCACCACCACGAGCCGAAAACGCATGGTGGGCGGCTTCTACAGCTACGACAACAAGACCGAAACGAAGGACCTGGGCACCGTCTGCACCGGCAAGAGCGACGGCCGCGGCCTGCTGCTGTGCGACGCCAGGCTCGACGAGCCCGGCGAGGTGGAGCTGGTCGTGAGCGCGCGCGACAAGAATGGCAACGAGGCGCAGGCCGCGTCCTCTGTCTGGGTCACGCGCCGCGGCGAACTCTGGTTCGGCGGCGAGGACCACGACCGCATCGACCTGCTGCCCGAGAAGAAGAGCTACCAGCCCGGCGAGACGGCGCGCTTGCAGGTGCGCATGCCGTTCCGCCAGGCCACGGCCCTGGTCAGCGTGGAGCGCGAGGGCGTGATCAGCACGCGCGTGGTGCAGCTCAGCGGCCAGGACCCCACGGTGCAGATCAAGATCGAGGATGGCTGGGCGCCCAACGTCTACGTGAGCGTGCTGGCGCTGCGCGGGCGTCTGCGCGAGGTGCCCTGGTACAGCTTCTTCACCTGGGGCTTCAAGGCGCCGCGCGAATGGTGGAACGCCTTCTGGTACGAGGGCCGCGAGTATGTGGCGCCCACGGCCATGGTGGACCTGTCCAGGCCCGCCTACCGCCTGGGCCTGGCCGAGCTGCGCGTGGGCGAGCAGGCGCACCGCATCGCGGTGCAGGTCAAGGCCGACAAGGACAGCTACCCCGTGCGCGGCAAGGCCCAGGTCACCATCCAGGCCACGCTGCCGGACGGCAAGCCCGCCGCGGGCGCCGAGGTGGCGCTGGCCGCCGTGGACCAGGCGCTGCTGGAGCTGATGCCCAACACCAGCTGGAACCTGCTCGACGCCATGCTGCAGCGCCGTGCCTGGGGCGTCGCCACGTCCACCGCGCAGATGGAGATCGTCGGCCGGCGCCACTACGGCAGGAAGGCCGTGCCCGCGGGCGGCGGCGGCGGGCGCGCGCCCACGCGCGAACTGCTCGACACGCTGCTGCTGTGGCAGCCCGCGGTCAGGCTCGACGCGCAGGGGCAGGCCAGGGTGACGGTGCCGCTCAACGACGCGCTCACCACTTTCAGGATCGTCGCCGTGGCCGACGCGGGCACGGGCCTGTTCGGCACCGGCAGCGCCAGCATCCGCGCCACGCAGGACCTGCAGATCATCAGCGGCCTGCCGCCGCTCGTGCGCGAGGGCGACCAGTTCCGCGCCCAGGTCACGCTGCGCAACACCACGGCCCGGACCATGACGGTGGAGGTGGCGCCGCGCGCCACGCTGCTCGCGCTCGACAGGCAGACCGTGGACATCCCCGCGGGCCAGGCCCGCGAGCTGGCCTGGAACGTCACCGCGCCCGCGCAGCCCGGGCAGACGCGCGCGCAGGCCCTGCTGTGGGAGATAGAGGCGCGCGACACGCTCGGCGGCGCGCGCGACGCGCTCAAGGCCCGCCAGCGGCTGATCCCGGCCGTGCCGCTCGGCGTGCAGCAGGCCACGCTGGTGCAGGTCGATGGCAGCTATCGCGTGGACGTGGCGCCGCCCGCGGGCGCGCTGCCCGGGCGCGGCGGCCTGAAGCTGGCGCTGCAGCCCGGTCTGGCCGACGGCCTGCCCGGCGTGCGCGACTGGTGGGCGCGCTACCCCTACGCCTGCCTGGAGCAGCAGGCCAGCAAGGCCATCGGCATGGGCGACGCCAGGCAGTGGCAGTCCATCGTCGCCAGGCTCCCCACCTACCTGGACGCCGACGGCCTGGCGTACTACTTCCCGCCCCAGGCCGGCAGTGCCGACCGCGGCAGCGACACGCTCACTGCCTACCTGCTCGCGGCCGCGCACGAGGCGGCGCGCCTGTCGCCCGAATTCGCGCTGCCGCCCGAGGCGCGCGAGCCGCTGGAGCGCGGCCTCATCGCCTTCGTCGAAGGGCGCATAGAGCGCAGCTTCTGGAGCCCGCGCAAGGACCTGGACCTGCGCAAGCTCGCCGCCATCGAGGCGCTGTCGCGCTACGGCAAGGCCCAGGCGCGCTGGCTCACCAGCCTGAACATCGCGCCCAACCAGTGGCCCACGCACGCGGTGATCGACTGGCTCAACATCCTGCGGCGCATGCCCGACCTGCCCCAGCGCGCGCAGCGCCTGCAGGAGGCCACGCAGATCCTGCGCGCCCGCCTGTCCTACCAGGGCAGCAGGCTCGCCTTCAGCACCGAGCAGGACGACGCCTGGTGGTGGCTGATGCAGGGCGGCGACGTGAACGCCGCGCGCCTCATGCTGGCCGTGATGGACGACCCCGCCTGGCAGGGCGACATGGGCCGCCTGGCCAGCGGCTTCATCGCGCGCCAGCAGGGCGGCGCCTGGCGCACCACCACGGCCAACCTGTGGGGCGCGCTGGCGCTGGCGCAGTTCGGCGCCAGGTACGAGGCCACGCCCGTGGCCGGCACCACCCGCGCCGCCATGGGCGGCCGGCAGGCCAGCGTGGACTGGAGCAAGGTGGTGCGTGCCGGCACCGGCGACGAAGGCGGCGCCATGCACCAGACGACCTGGTTCGGCGCGCCGGCGGCCCCTGGCGGCTGGAAGAACGACACCATGTTCCTGCCCTGGGGCGCGGAGGGCGGCGGCGGGCAGCTCACGGTCACCCACCAGGGGCCGGGCAAGCCCTGGCTCACGCTGCAGTCCGTCGCCGCCGTGGCGCTGCAGGCGCCCATGAACGCCGGCTACGGCATCCGCCGCAGCGTCACGCCCATCGAGCAGGCCGACAAGAGCCTGCCCCCGGGCACCTACAGCCGCGGCGACGTGCTGCGCGTGACGCTGGAGGTCACGGGCGCGGCCGACATGGCCTGGGTGGCCATCACCGACCCGGTGCCCGCCGGCGCCACCATCCTGGGCGGCGGCCTGGGGCGCGACTCCGAGATCGCCACCCAGGGCGAGAAGCGCGAGGGCTGGGGCTGGCCCGCGTTCGAGGAGCGCGGCTTCGAGTCCTTCCGCGGCTACTACGAATACCTGCCCAAG
This region of Alicycliphilus denitrificans K601 genomic DNA includes:
- a CDS encoding Bug family tripartite tricarboxylate transporter substrate binding protein, coding for MTLSRRHLLASALAAGALPLLPARADAPKTLRVLVGFPPGGGSDAIARLLADKLKDTLGVPVVVENRPGAGGQIAAQALKGAPADGSTLFLTHDHTISILPQVVKNPGFDPARDFVAAGGFATFVNCLAVSPGTPAASFAEYVDWVRRQQGGKSAVGIPAPASTPEFLVRLLGQRYQLDLVAAPYRGSAPMIGDMLGNQIAAGIGSVQDFIENHRAGKLRVLAVLGGRRQAALPQVPTFAELGLPGFEDTPYYGFYAPAGTPEAVLARFAEALSRVVAQSQVREQLTAMGLTVGFMTPAQLAARERAYTAAWQRIIQDSGFKPQ
- a CDS encoding MG2 domain-containing protein: MRRAAAALLLLAAGAAQALVVTSLSPQGEVARVRQVVAKFDAPAVRLGDPQAPAPLTVACSDADAAKGQARWTGEREWVYDFAQDLPPGVRCTVSVKPGFKSASGAQLAGAVSYQFNTGGPFVQSVRPGTWQEIDEEQFFVLQLNGPATQASLLEHTWCVADGVGERVPVRLVEGAQRAALLQSLHLDKAAAKEPLRYATLTCGRRLSAGSQMQLVYGRGVATPSGVANAQERRFAYKVRQPFSAEFGCERENARSDCLPVRPMHLAFNAPVARKLAQGIRLKGGGQTLAPEIDGSQEGDALVNGVRFAAPLAAQTQFTLELPSGFKDASGRPLANAQSFPLKVATGAMPPLAKFAAAPFGVVERFAEGPDGPALLPVTLRRVEAGLDVQGLQPGAAVQGGKVSTLRPDSDADIIAWLRKVQRYDEATVDRAQARRDARGPLPAAFDERDGDRVQTRMLSLLQGQAGVKKLDLPRPAKDDPRPFEVVGIPLPPGFSVVEIASPLLGQSLLDERHGASRTMYVRTSVLVTNLGVHFKLGRENAVAWVTTLDKGRPVAGAQVRVSACDGRLLSTVTTGGDGVARFEGLDSDPPACGGGDEWRNAYFVSARAQDELAFTWSDWQRGIEPWRFNVPVSSEPRPDEVAHTIFDRTLLRAGETLSMKHLLRTQTGRGLGLPDARPAELAITHVGSGQQFTQPLKWRKTATGGLSAESEFAVPPAARLGMYQVELRGGEGGDGARSFLSGSFRVEEFRLPVLEGRIAPVDGKPLVRARSVPTDVQVGYVSGGGAARLPVRVSAMVRAKSLQFSDFDAFSFQPPRKRDARGSSDDEEESASQDTRVIADKLPLTLDKDGAGRIAIDDVPQAPRAQELVLEASYSDPNGEVQTLRGTHTLWPAAVVAGIKAEGWVSSGSRVRLQALALSLDGKPQEGVPLAVQAIARTTTTSRKRMVGGFYSYDNKTETKDLGTVCTGKSDGRGLLLCDARLDEPGEVELVVSARDKNGNEAQAASSVWVTRRGELWFGGEDHDRIDLLPEKKSYQPGETARLQVRMPFRQATALVSVEREGVISTRVVQLSGQDPTVQIKIEDGWAPNVYVSVLALRGRLREVPWYSFFTWGFKAPREWWNAFWYEGREYVAPTAMVDLSRPAYRLGLAELRVGEQAHRIAVQVKADKDSYPVRGKAQVTIQATLPDGKPAAGAEVALAAVDQALLELMPNTSWNLLDAMLQRRAWGVATSTAQMEIVGRRHYGRKAVPAGGGGGRAPTRELLDTLLLWQPAVRLDAQGQARVTVPLNDALTTFRIVAVADAGTGLFGTGSASIRATQDLQIISGLPPLVREGDQFRAQVTLRNTTARTMTVEVAPRATLLALDRQTVDIPAGQARELAWNVTAPAQPGQTRAQALLWEIEARDTLGGARDALKARQRLIPAVPLGVQQATLVQVDGSYRVDVAPPAGALPGRGGLKLALQPGLADGLPGVRDWWARYPYACLEQQASKAIGMGDARQWQSIVARLPTYLDADGLAYYFPPQAGSADRGSDTLTAYLLAAAHEAARLSPEFALPPEAREPLERGLIAFVEGRIERSFWSPRKDLDLRKLAAIEALSRYGKAQARWLTSLNIAPNQWPTHAVIDWLNILRRMPDLPQRAQRLQEATQILRARLSYQGSRLAFSTEQDDAWWWLMQGGDVNAARLMLAVMDDPAWQGDMGRLASGFIARQQGGAWRTTTANLWGALALAQFGARYEATPVAGTTRAAMGGRQASVDWSKVVRAGTGDEGGAMHQTTWFGAPAAPGGWKNDTMFLPWGAEGGGGQLTVTHQGPGKPWLTLQSVAAVALQAPMNAGYGIRRSVTPIEQADKSLPPGTYSRGDVLRVTLEVTGAADMAWVAITDPVPAGATILGGGLGRDSEIATQGEKREGWGWPAFEERGFESFRGYYEYLPKGTVKMQYTLRLNNAGEFQLPPSRVEALYAPEMFGEAPNARVKVVQP